The following proteins are co-located in the Paludibaculum fermentans genome:
- a CDS encoding aminotransferase class IV produces MIRPQLLHNGQIRPSDELILNPGQVGLLSGWGIFSTVKVVEGVLFEFQRHWARLNRDADLLRVPFPWSAAELEEMLLRLVEANQDFNATMRIAVVRNTGTMWSGSITEPEFDLIAFTAARSNWGGTCKLGIVPNARHAACVFTGTKTTSWANNLVWYEEAHRRGQDEVVLLNERGEVCECTSANIFVCFGDTAVTPPLSSGCLPGITRQILVEKIQIPGIQIIEKEISLDDLERGDGIFITSSTRDLLPVSEVEGLSVQTSDRVRQALAAEFARYERDYVAQAVRRATVRA; encoded by the coding sequence GTGATCCGCCCCCAACTCCTCCACAACGGTCAGATCCGCCCTTCCGACGAACTCATTCTCAATCCAGGCCAGGTGGGCCTGCTTTCGGGCTGGGGCATTTTTTCTACGGTCAAAGTAGTGGAAGGAGTGCTCTTTGAGTTCCAACGACACTGGGCCCGGTTGAACCGGGATGCCGACCTTTTGCGGGTGCCTTTCCCGTGGTCCGCGGCTGAACTCGAAGAGATGCTGCTGCGGTTGGTGGAGGCGAATCAGGACTTCAACGCCACTATGCGGATCGCGGTGGTGCGGAATACCGGCACCATGTGGTCCGGCTCCATCACCGAGCCCGAGTTCGATCTCATCGCCTTCACGGCCGCTCGCAGCAACTGGGGCGGCACCTGCAAGCTCGGCATTGTCCCCAATGCGCGTCACGCGGCGTGCGTCTTCACCGGAACGAAGACCACCTCGTGGGCGAACAACCTGGTCTGGTATGAAGAGGCGCACCGGCGGGGCCAGGATGAAGTAGTCCTTCTCAACGAGCGAGGCGAGGTTTGCGAATGCACTTCCGCCAACATCTTCGTCTGTTTTGGCGACACCGCCGTGACCCCGCCGCTGTCATCCGGCTGCCTGCCAGGCATCACGCGCCAGATTCTTGTGGAAAAAATCCAGATTCCTGGTATTCAGATCATCGAGAAGGAAATATCTTTGGATGACTTGGAGCGAGGTGATGGTATATTCATAACGTCCAGTACCCGAGATCTTCTGCCGGTATCCGAAGTAGAAGGCCTCTCAGTTCAGACCAGCGACCGAGTTCGGCAGGCACTGGCTGCGGAATTTGCTAGGTACGAAAGAGACTATGTCGCACAGGCTGTTCGTAGGGCCACCGTTCGAGCGTAG
- a CDS encoding DUF2905 domain-containing protein, producing the protein MMARTLMIIGALVFAAGLLVYVAGKLHIPLGRLPGDITIRGRNTTFYFPIVTCLLLSLLYSLAVWILRRK; encoded by the coding sequence ATGATGGCGCGCACGTTGATGATCATCGGAGCCCTGGTTTTCGCGGCAGGCCTGCTCGTCTATGTCGCCGGGAAGCTACACATTCCACTGGGCCGCCTCCCCGGCGACATCACTATCCGCGGCAGGAACACCACTTTCTACTTCCCGATCGTGACCTGCCTGCTGCTGAGCCTGCTCTATTCCCTCGCCGTCTGGATTCTGCGGCGGAAATAG
- a CDS encoding sensor histidine kinase: MVEPEDHGSNLRRIRWLLGMGFGGLLALMVLVNAYSVRVLQEVDEIDDGGTNEFLAKSDGLNLLRSNAGLTASRVRDAVLDPKSADRQREGEAARAAAADTLVALDQLRKLANASEMKQLDEFDRRFTSYWESASTAVVNATSEARTTSYNVFAEQLAPGREDFMRPLDDLRRGMEANLRSADRTASQLILTLRQRVSITILLATVLAAVLAFLTVFYLMRLERLAARRYQEAQEGKAALGQLSARLVDVQEEERRNLARELHDEVGQSLSALLVDLGEAQHYAPPQIKPLHAALESVKNLAEMTISNIRNIMLLLRPSMLDDLGLMPALHWQARETTRTSSVRVQVKADNDDLELPDSHRTAVYRIVQEALRNVTRHSGAAMAIVTVQCVDSAVVVEVKDDGHGFDTNATKGVGLLGMKERVDHLDGTFRITSAPGQGTLIRVELPLPVEVHSQVS, from the coding sequence ATGGTTGAGCCGGAAGATCACGGGTCAAATCTCAGGCGGATCCGCTGGCTGCTCGGAATGGGTTTTGGCGGGCTGCTGGCGCTGATGGTCCTGGTGAACGCCTACTCGGTGAGAGTGCTCCAGGAAGTCGACGAGATCGACGACGGCGGCACCAACGAGTTCCTGGCCAAAAGCGATGGCCTGAACCTGCTGAGGTCGAACGCCGGCCTGACCGCGTCTCGCGTCCGCGACGCCGTCCTCGATCCCAAGAGCGCCGACCGCCAGCGCGAGGGCGAAGCCGCCCGGGCCGCCGCCGCCGACACCCTGGTCGCCCTGGATCAACTGCGCAAACTCGCCAACGCCTCCGAGATGAAGCAGTTGGATGAGTTCGACCGCCGCTTTACTTCCTATTGGGAGTCCGCTTCAACGGCCGTCGTGAACGCCACATCCGAGGCCAGGACCACCAGCTACAACGTCTTCGCCGAACAGCTCGCTCCGGGTAGGGAAGACTTCATGCGCCCCTTGGACGACCTGCGCCGCGGCATGGAAGCCAATCTCCGCTCGGCCGATCGGACTGCCTCGCAATTGATCCTCACCCTGCGCCAACGGGTGTCGATCACCATTCTTCTGGCCACCGTGCTGGCGGCGGTCCTGGCCTTCTTGACGGTTTTCTACCTGATGCGGCTGGAGCGCCTGGCGGCCCGGCGCTACCAGGAAGCGCAGGAGGGGAAGGCTGCCCTGGGCCAACTCTCCGCCCGGCTGGTGGATGTCCAGGAGGAGGAGCGGCGCAATCTGGCGCGTGAACTGCACGACGAAGTGGGGCAGTCGCTCTCCGCCTTGCTGGTCGATCTTGGCGAGGCCCAGCACTATGCGCCGCCGCAGATCAAGCCGCTGCACGCGGCGCTGGAGTCGGTGAAGAATCTGGCCGAGATGACGATTTCCAATATCCGCAACATCATGCTGTTGCTGCGGCCGTCCATGCTGGACGACCTCGGGCTGATGCCGGCCTTGCATTGGCAGGCGCGGGAGACGACGCGAACTTCCAGCGTGCGGGTCCAGGTGAAGGCCGATAACGACGATCTGGAACTGCCGGACAGCCACCGGACCGCCGTCTACCGGATCGTCCAGGAAGCGCTGCGCAACGTGACCCGTCACTCGGGCGCGGCGATGGCCATAGTGACTGTCCAATGCGTGGACAGCGCGGTGGTCGTCGAGGTGAAGGACGACGGCCACGGCTTTGATACCAATGCCACCAAGGGCGTGGGCCTGCTGGGGATGAAGGAGCGGGTAGACCATCTGGACGGAACCTTCCGCATCACCTCCGCGCCCGGGCAGGGTACACTCATCCGGGTGGAACTGCCGCTGCCGGTGGAAGTGCACTCCCAGGTGAGCTAA
- the lepB gene encoding signal peptidase I produces the protein MWKQAGFWIRDLTLSVLIALVVILFLYQPVKVEGTSMMPALQDQERVFINKFVYRLGFGEVSRGDTVVFWFPGDPSKSYIKRVIGLPGDIVEVRAGTVVVNQKALEEPYVPEEYRDRQSVAPMKVPDGQYYVLGDHRSSSNDSRSWGPVPRDAIYGKAVFAYWPLAKLGAVP, from the coding sequence ATGTGGAAACAGGCTGGATTCTGGATTAGAGATCTGACTCTATCCGTCTTGATTGCTCTGGTTGTCATTCTTTTCCTCTATCAACCCGTAAAGGTGGAAGGGACGAGCATGATGCCGGCGCTGCAGGACCAGGAGCGCGTCTTCATCAACAAGTTCGTCTACCGTTTGGGCTTCGGAGAAGTCTCACGCGGCGATACTGTTGTGTTCTGGTTCCCGGGCGATCCCTCCAAGTCGTACATCAAGCGCGTGATCGGGCTGCCCGGTGACATCGTCGAGGTGCGTGCCGGCACGGTGGTGGTGAACCAGAAGGCGCTGGAGGAGCCCTACGTTCCGGAAGAGTACCGGGACCGGCAGTCCGTTGCGCCGATGAAGGTGCCCGATGGCCAGTACTACGTGCTGGGCGATCACCGCAGCTCTTCCAACGACAGTCGTAGTTGGGGGCCCGTCCCCCGCGACGCTATCTATGGCAAGGCCGTCTTCGCATACTGGCCGCTGGCCAAGCTCGGCGCCGTCCCATAA
- a CDS encoding DUF885 domain-containing protein, whose protein sequence is MRKYWPAGLILALALSGCGGAKQKTQAVDFEKLTGDFVYSTLALSPVAATSSGYHQHNGVVLDSALDDYSAEGLEKQRKHFNDWKARLAAIDQSSLDAESKADLEIMQGQVDYALLDLDTLKSYQHNPTMYVELIGNAIFTPYSVEYAPEPQRYQHIIDRLKAVPGFLAAARKTLMDSNGVWTRVAIEENEGNLALVEKVFPAKVPADKKTEYDQAAKSAVDAMHSFNDYLKSLKDTGADGWRLGKANYDAKFKLAVGSDTTPEQLLADAEAELLAVRKKMFMLSLPLHVKYYPTHKDPVDLNLIVGETLAKIAQKHVKADDYFKEAEKTLAETRAYLKSHEDKIVKMPGQDNLKLIETPEFMRGIYGVGGFNPAPALQPELGAFYWLTPIPKSWPKDRVESKLREYNDYGLRILTIHEAIPGHYVQLEYANAVQPKSRRVLRSVFGSGPYVEGWAVYATDVMINEGYMDKNPEMALTWGKQQLRAISNTILDIKMQTMGMTDDEAMKLMLEKTFQEKEEATAKLQRAKLSSCQLPTYFAGYRAWKQLRAAAEKADGAKFVPGEFHRKALAAGALPLPSLGRLLGYSTQAPAATPAKQ, encoded by the coding sequence ATGCGGAAGTATTGGCCGGCCGGATTGATCCTGGCGCTCGCCCTGAGCGGCTGCGGTGGCGCGAAACAGAAGACGCAAGCCGTCGATTTTGAGAAGCTTACGGGAGATTTCGTCTACTCGACCCTCGCCCTGTCGCCCGTCGCGGCCACCTCCTCCGGCTACCACCAGCACAACGGGGTTGTGCTCGATTCCGCCCTGGACGACTATTCCGCCGAAGGACTGGAGAAGCAGCGCAAGCATTTCAACGACTGGAAGGCCCGCCTCGCGGCTATCGATCAGTCATCTTTGGATGCCGAGTCGAAGGCCGACCTCGAGATCATGCAGGGCCAGGTCGACTACGCCCTGCTCGACCTCGACACCCTCAAGTCGTACCAGCACAACCCGACCATGTATGTGGAGTTGATCGGGAACGCGATCTTCACGCCCTACAGCGTGGAGTACGCTCCAGAACCGCAGCGGTACCAGCACATCATCGACAGGCTGAAGGCGGTGCCCGGCTTCCTGGCTGCCGCCCGCAAGACCCTGATGGATTCGAACGGGGTTTGGACCCGTGTGGCGATCGAGGAGAACGAGGGCAACCTGGCTCTGGTCGAGAAGGTTTTCCCCGCCAAGGTACCGGCAGACAAGAAAACAGAGTATGATCAGGCGGCAAAGTCTGCCGTAGATGCGATGCATTCTTTCAACGACTACTTGAAGTCGCTGAAGGACACCGGCGCCGACGGCTGGCGGCTGGGCAAGGCGAACTACGACGCCAAGTTCAAGCTCGCCGTGGGCAGCGACACGACCCCGGAACAGCTTCTGGCCGACGCCGAGGCCGAACTCCTGGCCGTCCGCAAGAAGATGTTCATGCTCTCCCTGCCGCTGCACGTGAAGTACTACCCCACGCACAAGGATCCGGTCGACCTCAACCTGATCGTCGGGGAGACCCTGGCCAAGATCGCGCAGAAGCATGTGAAGGCGGACGATTACTTCAAGGAAGCCGAGAAGACCCTGGCCGAGACCCGCGCCTACCTCAAATCGCACGAAGACAAGATCGTCAAGATGCCGGGCCAGGACAACCTGAAGCTCATCGAGACGCCGGAATTCATGCGCGGGATCTATGGCGTGGGCGGCTTCAATCCGGCTCCGGCGCTGCAGCCGGAACTGGGCGCCTTCTACTGGCTGACCCCGATCCCGAAGAGCTGGCCGAAGGATCGCGTGGAGTCTAAGCTGCGTGAATACAACGACTACGGGTTAAGAATTCTCACGATCCATGAAGCCATTCCGGGCCACTACGTCCAGTTGGAATACGCCAACGCCGTCCAGCCGAAATCGCGCCGCGTGCTGAGGTCAGTCTTCGGCAGCGGTCCGTATGTCGAGGGCTGGGCGGTCTATGCCACCGACGTCATGATCAACGAGGGCTACATGGACAAGAACCCGGAGATGGCCCTGACCTGGGGTAAGCAGCAGCTGCGCGCGATCTCGAACACCATTCTCGACATCAAAATGCAGACCATGGGCATGACGGACGACGAAGCGATGAAGCTGATGCTGGAGAAGACCTTCCAGGAAAAGGAAGAAGCGACGGCCAAGCTGCAGCGCGCCAAGCTGAGTTCGTGCCAGCTGCCCACTTACTTTGCCGGCTATCGCGCCTGGAAGCAGTTGCGGGCCGCGGCCGAGAAGGCGGACGGCGCCAAGTTCGTGCCCGGCGAGTTCCACCGGAAAGCCCTGGCGGCCGGAGCACTCCCGCTGCCGTCGCTGGGCCGGCTGCTCGGCTATTCCACCCAGGCGCCCGCGGCAACGCCTGCGAAGCAGTAA
- a CDS encoding M14 family metallopeptidase encodes MSLCFLLALQMAAVPPMPPQSQAETATMKAAQSLAESTTAAPKDLRTHAEQSNYQETGSYDEAVSFYRKLEKLSPLAKLVPLGQTGEGRTLYALIVSKEKAFTPEAARRTGKPVVLLQNGIHAGENGGKDAAMMLLRDVLVTKRHAAWLDHSILVSIVVFNADGHEHVSGYNRINENGPAKMGFRVNASRLNLNRDYLKAQTPEMRAWLKLYTAWLPDFLVDNHVTDGSDNQYDVTIATHTEQDIAPEVGEWVEKKYLTKLIPEMEKLGHVVGWYIEGRGRNGDSLAVMTASPRYSTGYAAAQNRAGLLVETHSLKSFKTRVWSHYDIMAVSLDAICTEAKALRSASLAADQRYEALKPGAKVFLEGTPGDKQEPYVQRLLAFERPVSTVSGGPVVRYSAKPVDQQAQLVRSLTEKVAPVAPDGYIVPRQWNEVIELLHIHGIKTQTINKKLNQTLDVTKVENVRWATAPFEGRFQVQSFTSRTANQAVEIPAGSVYVPAAQRAGKVAMHILEPAAPDSAVRWGFFQSVFEQKEYFSDYVFEPYAVEMLKQNPALKAEFDAKVQSDATFAKNPRARLLWLFQRSPYFEPDKDTYPVLRVTPAEMPAVKSALGTN; translated from the coding sequence ATGTCACTGTGCTTTTTGCTCGCCCTCCAAATGGCTGCCGTTCCGCCCATGCCGCCGCAATCGCAAGCCGAAACCGCCACCATGAAGGCCGCGCAATCGCTCGCCGAGAGCACGACCGCCGCCCCCAAAGACCTGCGCACTCACGCGGAGCAGTCGAACTACCAGGAGACCGGCAGCTACGATGAGGCCGTCTCCTTCTACCGGAAGCTGGAGAAACTCTCACCCTTGGCCAAACTCGTGCCCTTGGGCCAGACCGGGGAAGGCCGCACGTTATATGCCCTAATCGTCTCCAAGGAAAAGGCTTTTACACCGGAGGCGGCTCGCCGCACGGGCAAGCCGGTGGTCCTGCTGCAGAATGGGATCCACGCCGGCGAGAACGGCGGCAAGGACGCGGCCATGATGCTGCTGCGCGACGTGCTGGTCACGAAACGCCACGCCGCCTGGCTCGACCACTCGATTCTGGTCTCGATCGTCGTGTTTAATGCGGACGGGCACGAGCATGTCTCCGGCTACAACCGGATCAATGAGAACGGTCCGGCCAAGATGGGTTTCCGCGTGAATGCCAGCCGGCTGAACCTGAATCGCGACTATCTCAAAGCCCAGACGCCGGAGATGCGGGCGTGGCTGAAGCTCTACACCGCCTGGCTACCTGACTTTCTGGTCGACAATCACGTCACCGACGGCAGCGACAACCAGTATGACGTCACCATCGCGACTCATACGGAGCAGGACATCGCGCCTGAGGTAGGCGAATGGGTAGAGAAGAAGTACTTGACCAAGCTGATCCCCGAGATGGAGAAACTGGGGCACGTGGTGGGCTGGTACATCGAGGGCCGCGGCCGGAACGGCGATTCCCTGGCCGTGATGACCGCTTCGCCGCGCTATTCCACAGGCTATGCCGCGGCACAAAACCGGGCCGGGCTGCTGGTGGAGACGCACTCCCTGAAGTCGTTCAAAACGAGAGTCTGGTCTCATTACGACATCATGGCCGTTTCGCTGGACGCAATTTGCACCGAAGCCAAGGCGCTGCGCTCGGCGTCGCTGGCGGCGGATCAGCGCTACGAAGCGTTGAAGCCGGGCGCGAAGGTCTTTCTGGAAGGCACGCCGGGCGACAAGCAGGAACCGTATGTCCAACGGCTACTGGCCTTTGAACGGCCAGTCAGCACGGTTTCCGGAGGTCCGGTGGTGCGGTACTCGGCCAAGCCGGTGGATCAACAGGCGCAGTTGGTGCGGAGCCTGACAGAGAAGGTAGCCCCTGTGGCGCCGGATGGTTATATCGTCCCCAGACAGTGGAATGAAGTCATCGAACTCCTTCATATTCATGGTATTAAAACACAAACAATAAACAAAAAGTTGAATCAAACTCTCGATGTAACAAAAGTGGAAAACGTGCGCTGGGCTACGGCTCCGTTCGAGGGGCGATTCCAGGTGCAGTCCTTCACCAGCCGGACTGCGAACCAGGCGGTCGAGATTCCCGCAGGCAGCGTCTACGTGCCGGCGGCGCAGCGAGCGGGGAAAGTGGCCATGCATATCCTGGAACCGGCGGCTCCGGATTCGGCTGTGCGGTGGGGCTTCTTCCAGTCGGTATTCGAGCAGAAAGAGTACTTTAGCGACTATGTCTTCGAGCCGTACGCGGTGGAGATGCTGAAGCAGAATCCGGCGCTCAAGGCTGAGTTCGACGCCAAGGTGCAAAGCGATGCCACATTTGCCAAGAATCCCCGGGCGCGGCTGCTGTGGCTCTTCCAGCGGTCTCCGTATTTCGAACCAGACAAAGACACTTACCCTGTGCTTCGCGTCACTCCGGCCGAAATGCCGGCGGTGAAGTCCGCGCTGGGCACGAACTAG
- a CDS encoding alpha/beta hydrolase, whose protein sequence is MKRRIRILLIEALVIVLAVSCLGGVVLCENALRLPANHRPSPPAGFGAPVEIQAADGIPLKASWFPPKDPGAPVVILLHGVGDSRRSFGGIVAMFQRNGFGALAPDSRGHGLSGGDQFTFGLKEVGDLNRWCDWVEKSSPGSRLYGLGESMGSGILLQAAGPGTRFRAVVAESPFATFWMVANHRVGQLVGYAATPFVAGAFVYARLRYGLNFREASPLKQVSKPGVPILLIHGTKDENIPIEHTRFLASANPGRIQVWEVPGGDHVDAIARAPVEFEKRVIGFLHAN, encoded by the coding sequence ATGAAACGCCGCATCCGGATCCTGCTGATCGAGGCTCTGGTGATCGTCCTCGCGGTCTCCTGTCTCGGCGGCGTTGTTCTGTGCGAGAACGCCCTGCGTCTGCCGGCCAATCACCGGCCCTCGCCGCCCGCCGGCTTTGGCGCGCCCGTCGAGATCCAGGCCGCCGATGGCATCCCTCTCAAGGCCTCCTGGTTTCCTCCAAAAGACCCTGGCGCACCGGTCGTCATCCTCCTCCATGGCGTGGGGGACTCCCGACGCAGCTTCGGCGGCATCGTGGCGATGTTCCAGCGCAACGGCTTTGGAGCCCTGGCGCCCGACAGCCGCGGCCACGGCCTCAGCGGCGGCGACCAGTTCACCTTCGGCCTCAAGGAGGTCGGCGACCTCAACCGCTGGTGCGATTGGGTCGAGAAGTCGAGCCCCGGCAGCAGGTTATACGGTTTGGGCGAATCGATGGGCTCCGGGATTCTCCTCCAGGCTGCCGGCCCCGGCACGCGCTTCCGGGCGGTCGTGGCGGAGAGTCCCTTCGCCACCTTTTGGATGGTAGCCAACCACCGCGTAGGCCAGTTGGTCGGCTACGCGGCGACGCCTTTTGTCGCCGGTGCATTCGTCTACGCCCGATTAAGGTATGGCTTGAACTTTAGAGAAGCATCTCCCTTAAAACAGGTGAGTAAGCCAGGAGTTCCGATTCTCCTCATCCACGGCACGAAAGACGAGAACATCCCCATCGAACACACCCGGTTCCTGGCGTCGGCCAACCCCGGCCGGATCCAGGTCTGGGAGGTGCCCGGAGGCGATCACGTGGACGCCATCGCGCGGGCACCTGTCGAGTTTGAAAAGCGCGTAATCGGATTCCTGCACGCGAACTAG
- a CDS encoding LysR family transcriptional regulator, with the protein MELYPLKVFLTVATEKSFSRAGEKLLRTQPAISLAVQRLESELSEKLLDRTGRELVLTDAGKIVLEYCRRFENLEREMDNALAELRDMAAGRLSIGANESTCLYLLKHIESYRRLYPKVKVQVRRTLSSKIPAQLIDGDLELGVVSYDPEDDRLESRIIYIDHLSFVLSPQHRFAGRKSISIKELGMETFIAHNVLSPYREVVIKAFQRAKVQLNMDVEMPTVETIRKMVQKNEGVAFLPKMCVEQELEQGLLAEVEVEELRVDRKIRLVYPARRALSHAANAFLEVVQGPKSE; encoded by the coding sequence ATGGAACTATATCCACTCAAAGTTTTCCTAACTGTAGCAACCGAAAAGAGTTTCTCGCGCGCAGGGGAGAAACTGCTACGGACCCAACCCGCCATCTCCCTGGCCGTACAGCGGTTGGAATCGGAACTCTCCGAGAAACTACTCGACCGGACTGGCCGCGAACTCGTCCTGACCGATGCCGGCAAGATTGTCCTCGAATACTGCCGCCGCTTCGAGAACCTCGAGCGCGAAATGGACAACGCACTGGCCGAGTTGCGGGACATGGCCGCCGGCCGCCTCTCCATCGGAGCCAATGAGTCTACCTGCCTTTATTTGCTGAAACATATCGAGAGTTATCGAAGGCTCTACCCGAAGGTGAAAGTGCAGGTGCGCCGCACTCTGTCGAGCAAGATTCCGGCCCAGCTCATCGATGGCGACCTGGAGCTGGGCGTCGTCAGTTACGACCCCGAGGACGACCGCCTGGAGAGCCGGATCATCTACATCGACCACCTCTCGTTTGTCCTCTCGCCGCAGCACCGCTTTGCCGGTAGGAAATCCATCTCCATCAAAGAGCTGGGGATGGAGACCTTCATCGCCCACAACGTCCTGAGCCCCTACCGCGAGGTCGTCATCAAGGCGTTCCAGCGCGCCAAGGTCCAGCTCAACATGGACGTCGAGATGCCGACGGTCGAGACCATCCGCAAGATGGTCCAGAAGAACGAGGGCGTCGCCTTCCTGCCCAAGATGTGCGTGGAGCAGGAGTTGGAGCAGGGTTTGCTGGCTGAAGTAGAAGTTGAAGAATTACGCGTAGATCGTAAGATTCGCTTGGTTTATCCAGCGAGACGAGCACTGAGCCACGCCGCGAATGCCTTCCTGGAGGTAGTGCAGGGGCCCAAATCGGAATGA
- a CDS encoding 2-isopropylmalate synthase, whose amino-acid sequence MVDTQNRERVYIFDTTLRDGEQSPGCSMTVPEKLRMAHKLAELGVDILEAGFPIASEGDYHAVRLVASELPWVQVAALSRACKMDVERAASALEPAKRSRIHTFIATSDIHLKYKLKKTRQQVLDEACAAVALARQYVEDVEFSAEDATRTDPDYLEQVTRAVVAAGARTVNLPDTTGYSVPDEHAELIGRMVRAVGDSAIISVHCHDDLGLAMANSLAAIGAGARQVECTINGIGERAGNASLEEIVMAIKVRQDRLPFYTGIVTEQIYPASQMLTGIISFGPQPNKALVGANAFAHEAGIHQDGYLKEKSTYEVIDPQSVGIPEGRLVLGKHSGRHALRSKCEHLGYHLGKDELDVVYHGFIEIADRKKGVSDQEILALIHTLKAGEGVHSESAAAD is encoded by the coding sequence ATGGTAGATACGCAAAACAGAGAGCGCGTTTACATCTTCGACACGACTCTCCGGGATGGTGAACAGTCGCCCGGGTGTTCGATGACGGTGCCAGAGAAGCTTCGGATGGCCCACAAGCTGGCGGAGCTAGGAGTGGACATCCTGGAAGCAGGGTTCCCGATTGCCTCGGAAGGCGACTACCACGCGGTGCGGCTAGTGGCATCGGAGCTGCCCTGGGTTCAGGTGGCGGCGCTGAGCCGGGCCTGCAAGATGGATGTGGAGCGAGCCGCCAGCGCGCTTGAGCCGGCGAAGCGTTCGCGAATCCATACGTTTATCGCCACGAGCGATATCCATCTGAAGTATAAGCTCAAGAAGACAAGACAGCAGGTGCTGGACGAGGCCTGTGCCGCGGTCGCCCTGGCCCGCCAGTATGTGGAAGACGTCGAGTTTTCGGCCGAAGACGCGACGCGCACCGATCCGGATTATCTGGAGCAGGTGACGCGCGCCGTGGTGGCCGCCGGCGCCCGGACGGTGAATCTACCGGATACGACCGGCTATTCCGTGCCGGACGAGCATGCGGAACTGATCGGCCGGATGGTGCGCGCGGTGGGCGATTCCGCCATCATCAGCGTGCACTGCCACGACGACCTGGGCTTGGCGATGGCGAACTCGCTGGCGGCCATCGGGGCCGGCGCCCGCCAGGTGGAATGCACCATCAACGGCATCGGCGAGCGGGCCGGCAATGCGTCGCTGGAAGAGATCGTCATGGCGATCAAGGTCCGGCAGGACCGGTTGCCGTTCTACACCGGTATCGTCACGGAACAGATCTACCCGGCGAGCCAGATGCTCACCGGAATCATCAGCTTCGGGCCCCAGCCGAACAAGGCGCTCGTCGGCGCCAATGCCTTCGCGCATGAAGCGGGCATCCACCAGGATGGCTACCTCAAGGAGAAGTCGACCTACGAGGTCATCGACCCGCAGTCGGTCGGGATTCCGGAGGGACGTCTGGTGCTGGGCAAGCACTCGGGGCGGCACGCGCTGCGGTCGAAGTGCGAGCACCTGGGCTACCACCTGGGCAAGGACGAACTGGACGTGGTCTATCACGGATTCATCGAGATCGCCGATCGGAAGAAGGGCGTATCAGACCAGGAGATCCTGGCGCTGATCCACACGCTGAAGGCCGGCGAAGGCGTGCATTCCGAGTCTGCCGCTGCGGACTAA
- the leuB gene encoding 3-isopropylmalate dehydrogenase, with protein MNLNILVLPGDGIGTEVTREAVRVLQRVSEKYNHTLRLTDGLLGGIAIHKTGTPFPDETAKLAADADATLLGAVGLPEFDNAPPAQRPERGLLGIRKVLGVYANLRPVRTYKALIDSSPLKNERIEGTDMIIVRELTGGIYYGTPRGVEGSGDTERGTNTMTYTRAEIARIGRMAFHLARKRRKKVSSVDKSNVLETSQLWRKVMVEVSAEFPDVELEHVLVDNCAMQLVLNPTRFDVVVTENMFGDILSDEGAVLAGSIGMLPSASIGEQKPSGAWVGLYEPVHGSAPDIAGQNKANPLGAIGSVAAMLEYSFGLMEEATAVNNAIESVLNAGQVTADLKPKGTPLTTEQVGAAICAAI; from the coding sequence ATGAACCTGAACATCCTAGTTCTGCCCGGAGACGGCATCGGCACGGAGGTCACGCGCGAGGCTGTGCGTGTTCTGCAACGGGTGTCCGAGAAGTACAACCACACGCTGCGGCTCACTGACGGGTTGCTGGGCGGCATTGCCATCCACAAGACCGGCACGCCCTTTCCGGACGAAACCGCCAAACTGGCGGCCGACGCCGACGCGACCCTGCTGGGCGCAGTGGGCCTGCCCGAGTTCGACAACGCGCCTCCGGCCCAACGGCCGGAGCGCGGGTTGCTGGGCATCCGCAAGGTGCTGGGCGTCTACGCCAACCTGCGGCCGGTGCGCACCTACAAGGCTCTCATTGACTCATCTCCCCTGAAGAATGAGCGGATTGAGGGCACCGACATGATCATCGTCCGCGAGCTGACGGGCGGGATCTACTACGGGACGCCGCGCGGCGTGGAAGGCAGCGGCGACACGGAACGCGGCACGAACACCATGACCTACACGCGCGCCGAAATCGCGCGCATCGGGCGCATGGCGTTCCACCTGGCCCGCAAGCGCCGCAAGAAGGTTTCGTCGGTCGATAAGTCCAATGTCCTTGAGACTTCACAGCTGTGGCGCAAAGTAATGGTTGAGGTCTCAGCCGAGTTTCCGGACGTCGAACTGGAGCACGTCCTGGTGGATAACTGCGCCATGCAGCTGGTGCTGAATCCGACCCGTTTCGACGTGGTGGTGACCGAGAACATGTTCGGCGACATCCTGTCGGACGAAGGCGCGGTGCTGGCCGGCTCCATCGGCATGCTGCCGTCGGCCTCGATCGGCGAGCAGAAGCCGTCGGGCGCCTGGGTGGGTTTGTATGAGCCGGTCCACGGCTCGGCTCCGGACATTGCCGGCCAGAACAAAGCCAATCCGCTGGGCGCGATTGGCAGCGTGGCGGCCATGCTCGAGTACTCCTTCGGCCTGATGGAAGAAGCCACGGCCGTGAACAATGCAATCGAATCAGTCCTGAACGCCGGTCAGGTGACGGCCGATCTGAAACCGAAGGGCACCCCGCTCACGACGGAACAGGTTGGCGCGGCGATCTGCGCAGCGATCTAA